The sequence CCAATGGTGTAGGGAGGGTAGCGTGGACCCCATTCTCCGCTTTTGGTCTTCTTCCACACTCCAAAGGGCAAAGGCGCAGAATGGGGTCCAGGCTATAGGGAGAGAGCCATCCCTTTCGTATGTCTAGCTTCCAACTTGTGGTCATGATGTGTAAAGAATTGTAAACCCTTTCTGTGGGATGTTTATGATCACACATATTTAAAGTCCCTCTTTTTTTGGAGTGAGGGTGACTTTATTATTGTACTTATCAAGTACTTTTCCATGAAACTGTAGAATGCTTAAATCTACAGTTTCACTAGCCCTGCGCATGTGTCAGGAGTTTTCAGCTACTTGCCACACTGCCTCTCAATTTCCATTAgtgtaaccatagaccctcgagggtctatggtgtaaCACTCCAATCATACACATAGGACTAGGGTTTcacaaaaaatttttaaaaaaaccaGATAGTGACTGTTTGATATATCAGTGATAATCAATCTGTTCTCCATCTTTACTGCATTTGGAGACCTATGTTTAAACAGATTGCCATGTTTTATTGAGAGTCTTACTGTTGACATACACTATTTTCCTGTAAATgaattgttttgaaagtttcttgtgtattcatttatctatcaatctatctattttGTAGTTTACTGTCCGGAGGAACAGACTGTGTCATTGCAATCTATGACATAGAATGCAAACCTCAGCAAAATTTGACAGCTGAAGCAGTTTGCACAGTTGGCAGGTTTGTTGGTTTCTTGTTCTAGAATTTCATTTATCAGGTATGCTCCTTTTCTCTTGAGAAACTTAAGACTCAATGAACACTCACATGCAATTAGTATATGCTTATTCAGCCGGAGGATTTTCACTGTTGAAGACGTCTAACATCAAAGATTTCTCCATTTATGATTCACAAGTCATATTTTGACACCAATGTGTCATGCTTAGTGATCACATGCAACATCTTTCTTGTTTTCAATCCTGGCAACTCTCAAAATGATAGAAAAGAcaagataaaaataatgaaaatgcattGAATTACTAGCTATGCAAAATCTTGTAATTTAGGGTAGATTGCATCATAGACAGTGGAGTGAAAGAATTCTTCTCCACTTTCTATTGTTACAAGTATGAAATGTTGCCACCAGTGCTGAGTGGTATTGTCACATAATTGTTTTTTGAGTGACATTCAATGGTAAGACTGGTGGTTAGGCAAATAAAAGCTTTGTTGATAAAGTGAAATTTACTAGAAGTCCAAAAGAAATATAACAAGATACTGTTGTTGATACACTACAAATAAAATTGAAGATCGCCATCACACATGTGTAACAGCTGCTGTACCTGTCAATGATGAGAATGATATtcaacactgagggcgctactTTCCTCTCAGTTCCTTTCATAATCTTTCTTCCCCAGATCTTCCCGCCATGTGCACAAGTTTAGCATTGAGACAGTCCAGTGGTATCCACATGACACTGGCATGTTTACTTCAAGTGCCATGGACAAAAAGCTGAAAGTATGGGATACAAACACTCTGAAACCTGCTGAGGTCTTTCCTTTTGAAGGCAACATCTATGTCCATGATATGTCACCAATAGCAACGAAACACTGTCTCATAGCAGGTATTTACCGATGAATGtatttccaaatatgaaaacttttcttctccATGTTACCATAGACCTTGCAGAAAACCAAGGGTCTATGATGCCATCAAACATTATTACAAGTTCAATTGAGTTATTATAGTACTGTGAAAATAGGGATTGCTCAATAGGATAAGGCTATTTGCACTCATAAATAAGTCATTGAATTAAATCACAGTAAATATGCCAAATAGCAAtagattatattttttgttacAAATCAGTGAATTGAAATTCATGTGGAGATgtccaaaataatgaaataatgaaattgttCTTTTGATAATTAGTACTTTTCAGcaccagtgtttttgctaaagGTTGGGGAACATTGGTAAATAATTTTGGAACCCTGGCAACATTTCTGCTATCCCCTAGTCTCAGTCTGAATGCCTTGATATGGCAAGGGGAACCCTGGTAGAATTTACTGGCTTACCAACCTTAACAGCAACACTGAGTACAGTATTTAGAAGTAGACTGACGATGGAAATGCCAAGATTTCATaagtattttaattttgatatacagTTCAGAATAATAAATTTAGTAACCTATCAGAGATTGAACACTGGGTATTATGAAAATGTTCACATATTGATGACAACAGTGTCAGCTGAGAGATTGATATGAGTTTACTCAGCTAGTACTGACGCTAATTCATCTCGTATTTCTCACCCACAGTTGGCACCAACATCTCTCACACAGTACTTTGTGATCTCAAGTCGGGGTCTTCTACTCACATTCTTAAAGGACATAGAGGCTCTGTTCTCACCGTTAAATGGTCAACAAGAAATGAGTTTCTTCTTGCTACAGGAAGGTAGGACTAcaactttcaaatcaaaatcagttttcccCTAGAATCTTTACTCGTAGTTGTTATCAGTAGCACTACAACTTGAACCTGAGTGAGCCTAAATTCCTAaaagatatttttattaatttgagcCCAcagcatatgtatatatacttgTATTACTGGTACTAAATCATTTTATCATATAAACCATTTCAATTCCTCTGTGCATTGGTGACTTTTTTGAAGAAAGGAAATTAGAATAAAACAGTTTGCCAAAGGAAAAGGCATAAAGTCTCTCTGAAATCGGGACAAGATTATTTCTGCATAAAAATAAATCATTCTTTCTACCTGATAATAAATCATACTTTgtccatttcaaaaaaaaaagctggtgcataaaaattaacaaattatgTCATTCTCAGGAAAAATATAAGTGTGAAGACTTGTTTTGAAAGTAAGCGAGCTTCCAGCAGATATATTAAAAAAGTGAAGTACTGCAAATCTGATATCAAGCAACAAAAATGCCCATCATAGAAACAGTCATCTGTTTCTACTTGAAAAGTATGTATGAAATCACCATCATCAATGTGTTACTGAAGGTATTTTTATTAGTACCGATATTTTTGAAGTGTTGAAAATTCCAGCAAAGCAGTGAGTCAACTGTGTGGGAAGCAACTACTGACTCATTGAAATGCTAGGCCCAAACAATTTCATGTTGAAATAAGACATCTCTATTTGGTTATGCTTTGTAGTCGTGACAGCAAAGTGATGTTGTGGGATGTCAGAAGAGCCAAATGTTGCCTAGCAACACTGGATCAGAACAATGGAGAAAAGGGAAAGAGTTCAGCTGAAGCAGGtaaaattcaaagttttttctttgttttgtataATGTATAACAAGTTAATAACATCATTTCAGAATGCCATTAGTGAAGTTATCATTGATTGATAATTTTATCTTTGAACTGTCGACAATGGTAGAACTGTTCCCCGGTGACTTATAAGCATTCTTGCCTTTGTtcgttttatcaacatttatGTCAAATTTATGCATTCAGAAATTAATGTCAAGCATTTACAAGTTTAGCTAGCTTGTTTTTCTTATTTGCTGGCAGGCTTAACTCTTGTTGACAGGTTTGTATGTATGGCagcttttgaaatgtttgtatgtttgaaaTCTTTTGATTCAGGGCGATACAAATAAGAGATTGTTTTcatcatgtgtgtgtgtgtgtgtgtgtgtgtgtgtactgcaTGATATCTAGCAGATCACAGCAAGTCCATCCTTACTGCTCAAGACATTCAACATTATTGCTTCTCATGGTCAGCAGACCTTAACATTTCAGCTGCATGGGAGTTAGATGCCTGGGAGAAAAGTTACCGACTGTAGTGTGTAGGATGAGACCTCATGCCTGTCATACGCCCACATAGCAGCTCAGCTGTCAACTTTTGGTATATACCCTAAAGGCCGTCACGAGCACTGCCGTAGCTGTGTATGAGAATATAGGGGTGAAAGATTAATAGTGTTCAGTTCCCGCATGAACACACAACATGTGTTTGCTCCTATGTGAACGAACAACCAGCCTTGGCTCCCGTGTGAATTTAAAACTAAGTGTAGTTCAAATGTGGATGTATGGTTCAAATGTGGATGTTAGACTAGCTTGGTTCCAATGATGGTGTACGAATATCCTTAGTTCCCTGTTGATACAATCCTATGACACTTCTCTCATATTTCCTTTCCTGTCACCTGGGTGCCCTCAAGCCAATTAGACACATCACTGACTCACAAGTGATCTCTTTTATTCAAGAAAGTTATATGAATTATGTGTATTAGCTTAGGGCTCACTCAGGGAAATTTAAAGACGGTTTTGAACAGATGCAAAGAGTTTGAAAACTTAAGAGTATGAGGGCACACTGCTTGTAGCTGAAATCAGTCATGGAAATCAAAAATAACTCAGACTGGTAAATGTAGCTTTCTTATATAGGGTATTTTGTAAGCTGTTTTCAGAAGTAAACTATCCTCTGTCATCGCAAATGAATTTTTATACAAAAGCATTATGAATCACATGAAAACTATATCATTATGAGTTCAactgttttccaattttttaatattcattgagtaaaatttcttaaaaggAATAATGTGAATCCACAAGGAAGTTGTCAACTCTGCACGTACATTCATGTTTCAGCCAACATCCATGTCTCCATGACAgtgtttatttcatattttgaaagaagGATTATTTTCCAAAATAACCTTTGGAATTCACGCTGACCTTTGTCATGTCGGAAGATACTTTCAATGGTTGTGAGAATATGTACTtgtgaaaattcacaaactgaTCAAATAAAGATATATGGAGAAATGGACCTATCTTCGAAAAACTTTTCAGTTGCTTTTGGCTGCTAGTGAAATTTAGGATCTTAGTATTCTTACATGCAATATAGTAAAATATTTAGAAGTCTGtgatgaaaaatatattgagaAACAATAAAGTAGACTTTTCTGGGTACTGGAAGGATTGAGAGCAGCTGTTAGAGTGGTGTGCCTGTAGCTGCAATGCGATAGTTGTTATCACAGGTAAGAGGATGTTGTGGAATTCCCTATTGGATATTGCTAGTGCTTGTCTTGATTTATGCTGAAAGAGTTTATTGTGATGAAAAAGATTATTTGTAGTAACACAAGGTCTGCAGACCCCTTGGTGATTCCATTCTGAAAGCCACAATGGAGTCAGTGGTTCTCTAGTTCATAAAATTACACAGTGTTGTACATTTTGCCTTAAAACATGCTTTATATTAGACTGGTATAGCATAGCTGTTACAGATACACACTGATCATGTACCAAATGCGTGTAACACATGTAATGCAAATAACAAAATACCGTACTTTACATATGCTGCTGGTCTTGATATCTTGAATGTAGACTTTTTTGTTTTAGTGTTTAGATTTTCTAGCAACTTTCTTAAGTATCTTCCAGTTTTTTATTATTCAACTGAGTAATCATCTTGCTATTGTGCTGACCAATGTTTTGTAACAAGTGATTTGAATGATTAGAATCAAATCATTCCATAGAGTGATCTCTCCATTGTCCTGACCAATGTTTTGTAACAAGTGATTTGaatgatcagaatcaaatcattCCATAGAGTGATCTCTCCATTGTCCTGACCAATGTTTTGTAACAAGTGATTTGaatgatcagaatcaaatcattCCATAGAGTAATCTCTCCATTGTCCTGACCAATGTTTTGTAACAAGTGATTTGaatgatcagaatcaaatcattCCATAGAGTGATCTCTCCATTGTCCTGACCAATGTTTTGCAACAAGTGATTTGaatgatcagaatcaaatcattCCATAGAGTGATCTCTCCATTGTCCTGACCAATGTTTTGTAACAAGTGATTTGAATGAACAGAATCAAATCATTCCATAGAGTGATCTCTCCATTGTCGTGACCAATGTTTTGTAACAAGTGATTTGaatgatcagaatcaaatcattCCATAGAGTGATCTCTCCATTGTCCTAACAAGTGATTTGaatgatcagaatcaaatcattCCAGAGAGTGATCTCTCCATTGTCCTGACCGATGTTTTGCAACAAGTAATTTGaatgatcagaatcaaatcattCCATAGAGTGATCTCTCCATTGTCCTGACCAATGTTTTGTAACAAGTGATTTGaatgatcagaatcaaatcattCCATAGAGTGATCTCTCCATTGTCCTGACCAATGTTTTGTAACAAGTGATTTGaatgatcagaatcaaatcattCCATAGAGTGATCTCTCCATTGTCCTGACCAatgttttgtgaaaagtgatttgaatgatcagaatcaaatcattCCATAGAGTGATCTCTCCATTGTCCTGACCAATGTTTTGTAACAAGTGATTTGaatgatcagaatcaaatcattCCATAGAGTGATCTCTCCATTGTCCTGACCAATGTTTTGTAACAAGTGATTTGaatgatcagaatcaaatcattCCATAGAGTGATCTCTCCATTGTCCTGACCAatgttttgtgaaaagtgatttgaatgatcagaatcaaatcattCCATAGAGTGATCTCTCCATTGTCCTGACCAATGTTTTGTAACAAGTGATTTGaatgatcagaatcaaatcattCCATAGAGTGATCTCTCCATTGTCCTGACCAATGTTTTGTAACAAGTGATTTGaatgatcagaatcaaatcattCCATAGAGTGATCTCTCCATTGTTCTGACCAATGTTTTGTGACAAGTGATTTGAGATCAACATGGATTTGATTGAGTTCAAATTAGTTAGATGTGTTCATGCTATCATTTGGGTCTTTGTATCAATGGATGGAATTCTGAGTTGTATAACAAGATCAGTTTTttataatttgcaaaataatttgtaaatgctCTCTCTGATGCAACGGATTACAGCTTTGCAAGTTACAGTAAATTACAAACTTAATTCTACTCTGTTATCAACAGTCAACACAGCACACAATGGTCATGTGAATGGACTTTCCTTCACGGACGATGGATTGTATTTGATGAGTTTTGGGACTGATGATAGACTCCGACTCTGGgacactctgacaggaaaaacaCACTGGTAAGAGGACAGGGAGAAGCTAGATACTTCCTAATCACTTTTGACAGTCCGACCTTTACAGCAGGAAAAGCTGACATTACACATGTGCCTGCTTTGACTCATGTGAGCTGTACATGTGATGGATCGGAAGCTTTTATTTGTGCATCCAAAAGAGTTACTTGTTGTGAAGAAGAGAGTACAGTACTTTTAAATATCGGTGGCTGTAGCGTAATTTGTGTCCGTTTACAACTTTTAACAAGTCAAAGGGTAATGTGCTTTCTTACCTTGCAGATACTGAGGGTACAGATCTGTACACTATCATAAATTGCCCTTCTCGTGGCATGTGTTTTCACAATTTCCCAAATCTCACACAATTAAAGTCAGATAACATGTTTGATTCACAAACAGATGATAAATTGTAATTGCCGGTGTGGTACACGTACATAACATAGAAACAAAGCGATCATAAATGTGCTTGGAGACCTTGATTCAGTTCATGGAGAGGAGAATGACCTATGAAACTGGGATTGTTTACACCCATCCGTATCTGTTTCACATTAACTATTTACTATTGCTACTGGTTGTGAAATATCACTTCgtatttgtcatcaataatatACCTTGATTCTACCGTATAACTATTCAGTGCTTACTGTCACCCAATGGGGGTTGTTACTTTCCTTTTACACCATCGTCAATTCTCAGTTTTTTATTTGAAGTATTGCAAGTGCATTATTTTCATCCTGTGTAACAGCTGGCCCATGTCATCTCGTTTAACTGCAAAATTTCTTAAAGAAACATTGTTGTCAGACAATATTCTCCATGTTTGTTGAGtaatcttgatttcaaaagagaaaCTTTTCTCTGATTATCTGACTTTTACTGCAATAAAAGCCAAGTCCATAATTTATACTTTCACTCTACAACTCTGTATAATGGTCCAATTGTACAACTGATTGAAGTAGGCTTGTACCAAGGCGGGCAGGTGTTTAAAGAACAGGTTAACCTAAATAACAATGATGAAAGGGGTCAAGGCACCAAAATGTCTCGTGTGAAGATTGAAAGTTGATAGAAAACAGGGGATGTTGTGATCTCACTTGTCATTTCATGATACAGTATTAGAGAATATGTCTGccaaatttcatttaaaaaacagTGCATTTAATTTCAGTATGAATTTAGAGACAAATTGTTGGATCTGACTACTGGTACAGTATATTAGAAAATGTTTGATGTCAATGGTAGGGTATAAGTAAATAGAGAACTCATGAAAACAGTTCTCCATGTCATTTTACATGTGTAACTGAATGCTaatttggtaatttttactACA comes from Ptychodera flava strain L36383 chromosome 8, AS_Pfla_20210202, whole genome shotgun sequence and encodes:
- the LOC139138997 gene encoding LOW QUALITY PROTEIN: DNA excision repair protein ERCC-8-like (The sequence of the model RefSeq protein was modified relative to this genomic sequence to represent the inferred CDS: inserted 1 base in 1 codon), whose amino-acid sequence is MLGFLAARENGTHDHCALTRAEVTRRTFSLELSKERDVKRTHESGVNCLDIDPVESRYLLSGGTDCVIAIYDIECKPQQNLTAEAVCTVGRSSRHVHKFSIETVQWYPHDTGMFTSSAMDKKLKVWDTNTLKPAEVFPFEGNIYVHDMSPIATKHCLIAVGTNISHTVLCDLKSGSSTHILKGHRGSVLTVKWSTRNEFLLATGSRDSKVMLWDVRRAKCCLATLDQNNGEKGKSSAEAVNTAHNGHVNGLSFTDDGLYLMSFGTDDRLRLWDTLTGXNTLVNFGKIDNITRKGAKITMSSGSYPEVAFVPTYSSIAVFDIVNGEHVNTLVGHYNNVNACVFHPLTQELYSCGNDSNILIWEPELGRKVDQDEEKNTKSKTSNTSIGWVRNATQDTWSDDEV